ccgccccgccccgccccttcgCCGGGCGGAGGGAACCAGTCCCGCCCCTTCGTGGCCTTCTTTACTTTCCTGCGACCCCGTCGCCTAGAGTGACGTAACGAACCTCGACCGCTGTCATTGGTCCATTTCAATAGTCGCGGGATACTTGAACTGCATGAACAGCGGCCGCTCCGGCGGGCTGCTTGCTACAACTCGGGGGCGTCTTTGGCCCGCCACGCCTGTCCGTGTTTGGCCGTGCCTGCCCGCGCCTTTCACGACCCCATTGGTCTTACGTGGTCCGGAGCCGGGTGAGCAGGCAGGCGGGCAGGCTGGCCTGAGCTGCAGCGGGCAGCTACGGCTGGAGTGTTCCTCGGCTGAGTTGGCGCAACTGGTCGGCGGGCGGGGAGTGCACGCTGCTGCTGCTTGGCGCCGCAGGCTGATCCCGCCGTCCGCCCCCGGGAGCAGTGATGTTGGGCAGCTCTGCGACGGGGCCTGCAGCCCGCGAGGCAGGCTCGGCACTGCTAACATTGCAGCAGACGGCACTCCAGGAGGATCAGGAGAACATCAACCCGGAGAAAGCAGCGCCTACCCAGCAGCCTCGGACCCGGGCCGCGCTGGCTGTACTGAAGGCCGGTAACACGCGGGGTCTAGCGCCACAGCAGAGGCCCAAGACGCGACGGGTAAAAGAATGGGAGATTGTCTATAGGAGGGTGGGCCGAGCGGGAATTGGGCATAGGCTTAGCGGGAAGAGTGGAGTGGTGATAAAGCATCCCCTGGGGTTTTGAGGGGAGGGAGTCTGGAGTTCACCTGGTCCCCAGTTTCCGGTGTATGAAATGCCACAGGAGGAGCTTCTCCTATTATTCTTAGCATCACGACCCCGCCACTGCGTATGCTGCCTGTCTGCTCTCTACTGGGGGCATTTCCCCATAGATAAAGGGATCCAACCAAGCCATAAAATGTGTCGTCTTTGCCAAGCTCAGCGCCCTTCTCTCCACTTATAAACACTAGGCAGTCCTTTAGGACCCggttcctcttcctcatctgttTAAAAGATCTACTATAGGAAAAGTTATAAACAATACTTTGCTTTTAGTAAATTCCGCCATTTTAACCGGATTTGCTCTGTTGCTCCACCCTGGGGTGAAAGCGGTGAACCAACACTCTTTTGCCAACTCTTTCCTAAACTTGTCATCTATGGGTATGCCGCTCCACCTTTCTTGTGGCCTTGATTGATTGCTTTTACATAATTCCACTTAGTATTATAACCTTTGTGGGAATGCCTGTAACAAACTGGAACATCCTTTCTGTCTTTGCTCAAActattctttgcctagactgccTCAGAAAGTTTAATTTTCCTGATAGAGTATTTGGGAGAAAATGCAAAGGCTGAGACTcataaggaaagaaagcaaaactcCATTTACAAGGCTCAAAGCCAGTTATCAATTTCTTTTTAGGGTGCACCTCTTAAGGACCTTCCTATAAATGATGATCATGTCACTGTTCCTCCTTGGAAAACAAATAGTAAACAGCCTGCATTCACCATTCATGTGGATGAAGCAGAAGAAACTCAAAAGAGGCCAGCAGAATCGAAGAAAACAGAACATGAAGATGTCCTGGCTTTTAATTCAGCTATTACTTTACCTGCACCACGAAAACCACTGGCACCCCTTGATTATCCAATGGATGGCAGTTTTGGTAAGTTTTAAGAAAGTCTCTATCAAATTAAGGTAGTTATAACTAGATTGGATTGCTGTTATTTTGCGTTTTAAGGTAGTGTCTTACTTGATCATTAGGATGGAGTAAGGTTTAATGTAACAAGGCTTCAAAAGGGTGTGACTTTCCTCAGGTATCACAGCTAACACTTGACCTAGTGAGCTACAAAAGGATCCTAACCTGGGCATGCTGTCAAAATTACATCAATCTAATTAGATTTGGAATACTTTAATCTGATCCCATAAATGTTTGCTTGGTTGGGAGAATAGATTTCAGTTATATTTATAAGACTCACTTCTTCCATACCACTTTAGAATGTGCTATTTGAGAATGCAGTCTTAAATAATGTGATATCTAACATCTCTTCCAGCTTTACAATTGTGTTTCTATAAAACCAGTCTCTGATCATTTGATAGCAGAAAGTGACACTGCCCTCCTGGAAGTCAGTCAATGGTTATACCATGGCTGTTTGCTCTTACCAACATATAAAATAGAGTAGCTATTGTAGATGGCTCTGCCTAAGGTTTGTGCATTTTCTTTACCAAAGGGCTAGAATCACTGGACAGCTCACTAAATCCAATCTCATGTTAGTTTTAGTTATATTGattgtgaggccgggcgcggtggctcacgccagtaatcctagcactctgggaggccgaggcgggcggattgctcaaggtcaggagttcaaaaccagcctgagcgagatcccgtctctaccataaaaatagaaagaaattaattggccaactaatatatataatataaaaatcagccgggcatggtggctcgtgcttgtagtcccagctacgcgggaggctgaggcagcaggatcgcttaagcccaggagtttgaggttgctgtgagctaggctgacaccacggcactcactctagcctaggcaagaaagcaagactctgtctcaaaaaaaaaaaaaaaaaaaaagttatattgatTGTGGGGGATGAGGGGTAAGGGGAAAgtcctttgaaaataatttatgttcttATTCAAATTTTGCAACAAATTTTTAACCTCAAGATGATCTTTGAAGTGAAAAGaatattagatgatattattTGCCTCAAGATAATTTATTACAAGAAATGAATCACCTTATAATGTTAATCTGAAGTGACATAACAAACCTAATTTCCTTATTAACACTTATTAATGGAAATCATTTCATTGATTCTAGCTATTGCCTAATTGTGCTTAGACTCTGAGGGTCTGCAATACCTCTTAAAGCAAATCTTagacattttcttaaaacttGGATTTAAGTGCTTTATGCTATCAGAACCACCCACCACAccatttgttccttttgctcatGGAAGATGAATAATTTAAGATAACACCCAATCCTTGTTTTCTTGTTAGTGGCctatcaatattttttcttatcaaaatCATTCCAAAGCTATGTGCCTAGAGATATAAAAAACAGAGTGAActattctttgtattttgtgATGAGAAACCCTTTTTAGTTGGGTGAAATAAATGCTTTGGTAGTATGAGATTCCTTACATGGGCAGTCATTTTTAGCTATTaaaccaaatagaaaattaagcaaTTAATCATATCTTTTTAACTGTCCCAGAATCACCACATACTATGGACATGTCAATTGTATTAGAAGATGAAAAGCCACTGAGCGTTAATGAAGTACCAGACTACCATGAGGATATTCATACATACCTTAGGGAAATGGAGGTAAAGGCTCTTTGTATCCAGTGTATATAATGTATTCATTAAATGTGGCCAAATGAAATTGAGAGGATAATGTTTAAGTTTTTTAACTACTAGTGAATTACTTTAATGCTGTACTTAAGATGCATGCAGCATCTTTGTTAATGATAAAATAACCTAATTGCACTTTTAACACTACTAAATAACTTTTTCAACAGGTTAAGTGTAAACCGAAAGTGGGTTACATGAAGAAACAGCCAGACATCACTAACAGTATGAGGGCTATCCTGGTGGACTGGTTAGTTGAAGTTGGAGAAGAATATAAACTACAGAATGAGACTTTGCATTTGGCTGTGAACTACATTGATAGATTCCTTTCTTCGATGTCTGTGTTAAGAGGAAAGCTTCAGCTTGTGGGCACTGCTGCTATGCTGTTAGCCTCGTAAGTCCACCTTGGTTTGCTCGATTAAAAGTGATCACTACCTTGTGTAGGGAAGAAATTGAGATTAATGGTGATATTACACCAGGCAGAGTCCGTGACTACTTTAAGGATGGTTCGGAAGAGTGGAGCAAGATGAAACTGTGTTCTAATTTAGAACACTAATTTTCCTGATCTGGATTCCAGGGTACCTTTAATGAACATGGAGACTGGCTACACTTTCCATACACTAGGACTGGAttacaagttttaaaaagcatagttcctgaccgggcgtggtggctcacgcctgtaatcctagcactctgggatgcctgaggcggtggctcacgcctataatcctagcactctgggatgcctaggctgggggattgctcaaggtcaggagttcgaaaccagcctgagcaagagcaagaccccgtctctactataaatacaaagaaattggccaactaaaaatacatagaaaaaattagctgggcatggggcacatacctgtagtcccaactacacttgagcccaggagtttaaggttgctgtgagctaggctaacgccatggcactctagcccagagaacagagtgagactctgtctcaaaaaaaagaaaaagaaaaaatagttccTTCTGTAATAATGCTTTCTGGGATATAAGCAGTGTCTTGTCTTCTCTCAATTAAGACATGAAAACTAAACGTTAAAGTGAAAACATAGTGTTTACTTTCCTAAGACTTGTATTTCCTAAATTTCTAGTTGCATGGTGAATGCTGGCATTGCCCCCATCTTGGGAAATCtcatgcatttcatttatttcctttgcatgGGGAGAAATCTCAACAGTCCTTTATCAATTTGGGCCTTTTAATTAGCAGTTAGCTACCCAGTCCTGCTGGAAATGATGATCAAGTGCCTGTGGAAGTGCAGTTGGTAGAGTGTGAGGTTTTGGGTTCATTCCGTATATTCTGCTAATGGGATTTCAGAATTGGGATAAAGCTTCTCTTGACTGATTACTTAAAACTTTTTTCATTGTAGAAAGTTTGAAGAAATATACCCCCCAGAAGTAGCAGAGTTTGTGTACATTACAGATGATACCTATACCAAGAAACAAGTTCTGAGAATGGAGCACCTAGTTTTGAAAGTCCTTTCTTTTGACTTAGCTGCACCAACAGTAAATCAGTTTCTTACCCAATACTTTTTGCATCTGCAGCCTGCAAACTGCAAAGTTGAAAGTTTAGCAATGGTAAGTTACTTTCATTTTGTTGGATGGAGATTCTTAGGTAATACTAGTTTCATTGTACAGCTTTGGTCAAGAGATTTAGTGTTCTGGGAAGAGATTAATgctatactattaataaaaagccTACCACTGGCAAAAGATAGTATCCGGAAAGCACTAGGAGTTAGTGGTATGAATGAGGATGAAGATTTGGGAGATGGTAGTCAGAagagtggtttttaaaaagttattaaaggaGGGGAAAATACAAGATAGGAATGGTCCAAAACACTGATAATATATGTTTAATGATGAGgctgtggaatattttttctagagttGCTACAGAGCCaattacaaagataaaaaaaaaataggtcagaAGGCAAGGATTTGAGGTTTGAATTCTAAAGCTCTAAAGTAGTTTCCATTCCAGTTTTTAGGAGAATTAAGCTTGATAGATGCTGACCCATACCTAAAGTATTTGCCATCAGTTATTGCTGGAGCAGCCTTTCATTTAGCACTCTACACAATCACGGGACAAAGCTGGGTATGTATTACATCGTCTTCACATATTTACCTTGTGACTGAAATGCTTGTGCCAGATAAGTTGAATAATTGTCCTATAGAACTGATGGTTGTCTAGATGTTCTTACTTGGAAAAACTGGTCAAATATATATGGTTGACCCTTGAACatcacaggtttgaactgcaaaGGTCCACTtatccacagattttttttcaaccagACATGGattgaatacatatttttgagATGCGAAACCTGTGTACATGGAGGGCCAACTTTTCATATATGCAGGTTCCACGGGGACAACTGAAGGACTTGGGTATACACTGAaggttctggaaccaatcccctaaGTGTATTGTTTAAGGCATCTTACCTGTTGAATAGCATGTGCTTGTACAGTAAGCTCAGTTATAACTTGGATTTGAAAGGTGCACTTAAAGAACTCAGGCCATCTGACCTGCTGCTTACAGGGAAAAGTAGTAAAAATGTATCAAAGTTATTAGCATAAATGAGATGGAATAGTGACCCAGGGAACTAGATTTGTTAGTTGGAGGTGTTAAAGATTATTACTGAAATTTAACATAAGTTAAGCTTAATGCCAGCTATTATTGTGTctgttacaaaaacaaaattcagtggTTCTTTACTCCCTTCTCTGTAGCCTGAATCATTAGTACAGAAGACTGGATATACTCTGGAAAGTCTTAAGCCTTGTCTCATGGACCTTCACCTGACCTACCTCAAAGCACCACAGCATGCACAACAGTCAAtaagagaaaagtataaaaattcaaagtaagaGTTAACTTGGATATTGAAGAAACTTGCTTTTTCAGATTATTATTCAGGGATGTTtgacattttaactttattaaaggATTGACTAATCTGCCACAGCCTCCTTGAGAAGCTGTTCTCTTAACAGGTCCTTTGTTTGGAGATAGCTGTAGTTAGTGCTTTCTGCTCtgcatggggggcggggggaggatgGGTGACATGAATGCATGTTT
The nucleotide sequence above comes from Microcebus murinus isolate Inina chromosome 15, M.murinus_Inina_mat1.0, whole genome shotgun sequence. Encoded proteins:
- the CCNA2 gene encoding cyclin-A2 isoform X2; amino-acid sequence: MLGSSATGPAAREAGSALLTLQQTALQEDQENINPEKAAPTQQPRTRAALAVLKAGNTRGLAPQQRPKTRRGAPLKDLPINDDHVTVPPWKTNSKQPAFTIHVDEAEETQKRPAESKKTEHEDVLAFNSAITLPAPRKPLAPLDYPMDGSFESPHTMDMSIVLEDEKPLSVNEVPDYHEDIHTYLREMEVKCKPKVGYMKKQPDITNSMRAILVDWLVEVGEEYKLQNETLHLAVNYIDRFLSSMSVLRGKLQLVGTAAMLLASKFEEIYPPEVAEFVYITDDTYTKKQVLRMEHLVLKVLSFDLAAPTVNQFLTQYFLHLQPANCKVESLAMPESLVQKTGYTLESLKPCLMDLHLTYLKAPQHAQQSIREKYKNSKYHGVSLLNPPETLNL
- the CCNA2 gene encoding cyclin-A2 isoform X1, translated to MLGSSATGPAAREAGSALLTLQQTALQEDQENINPEKAAPTQQPRTRAALAVLKAGNTRGLAPQQRPKTRRGAPLKDLPINDDHVTVPPWKTNSKQPAFTIHVDEAEETQKRPAESKKTEHEDVLAFNSAITLPAPRKPLAPLDYPMDGSFESPHTMDMSIVLEDEKPLSVNEVPDYHEDIHTYLREMEVKCKPKVGYMKKQPDITNSMRAILVDWLVEVGEEYKLQNETLHLAVNYIDRFLSSMSVLRGKLQLVGTAAMLLASKFEEIYPPEVAEFVYITDDTYTKKQVLRMEHLVLKVLSFDLAAPTVNQFLTQYFLHLQPANCKVESLAMFLGELSLIDADPYLKYLPSVIAGAAFHLALYTITGQSWPESLVQKTGYTLESLKPCLMDLHLTYLKAPQHAQQSIREKYKNSKYHGVSLLNPPETLNL